A genomic region of Saccopteryx bilineata isolate mSacBil1 chromosome 1, mSacBil1_pri_phased_curated, whole genome shotgun sequence contains the following coding sequences:
- the SPIC gene encoding transcription factor Spi-C isoform X1, whose protein sequence is MACVEQDKLGQAFEDAFEVLRQHSAGDLQYSPERKKEKGRKRERKEEKERDRSIDYKNYLTFINHCPHVRGNSGCYGVLPPEEPVYNWRTVINSAPDLCFEGNIHQPLQNIPENQLVQPPVLQQKGGRGRKKLRLFEYLHESLCNPDMVSCIQWVDRTKGIFQFVSKNKEKLAQLWGKRKGNRKTMTYQKMARALRNYGRTGEITKIRRKLTYQFSEAILQRLCPTYFLEKEIFYSQCVQPDQRYLSLSNWNANCNYTYANYHERSYPDC, encoded by the exons ATG GCTTGTGTTGAACAAGATAAGCTGGGCCAGGCGTTCGAAGATGCTTTTGAGGTACTGAGGCAACATTCGGCTGGAGATCTTCAGTACTCCCCAG agagaaagaaagagaaaggaaggaagagagagagaaaggaagaaaaagagagagacagaagcattg attacaAAAACTACCTGACTTTCATCAACCACTGTCCTCATGTCAGAGGAAATTCCGGCTGCTATGGAGTGCTGCCGCCAGAGGAGCCTGTCTATAACTGGAGAACAGTGATA AACAGTGCTCCGGACCTCTGTTTTGAAGGAAATATTCATCAACCTCTGCAGAACATCCCTGAAAACCAGCTGGTACAACCTCCAGTTCTCCAGCAAAAGGGAGGAAGAG gcAGGAAGAAGCTCCGACTGTTTGAATACCTTCACGAGTCCCTGTGTAATCCTGATATGGTGTCTTGTATTCAGTGGGTAGATAGAACCAAAGGCATCTTTCAGTTTgtatcaaaaaacaaagaaaaacttgcCCAGCtttgggggaaaagaaaaggcaaccgAAAGACCATGACCTACCAGAaaatggcccgagcactgaggaatTATGGAAGAACTGGGGAAATCACCAAAATTCGGAGAAAACTAACCTACCAATTCAGTGAGGCCATTCTCCAAAGACTCTGTCCAACTTATTTCTTGGAAAAAGAGATCTTCTACTCACAGTGTGTGCAACCTGATCAAAGATATCTAAGTTTAAGTAATTGGAATGCAAATTGTAATTATACATATGCCAATTACCATGAGCGAAGTTACCCTGATTGCTAA
- the SPIC gene encoding transcription factor Spi-C isoform X2 has translation MACVEQDKLGQAFEDAFEVLRQHSAGDLQYSPDYKNYLTFINHCPHVRGNSGCYGVLPPEEPVYNWRTVINSAPDLCFEGNIHQPLQNIPENQLVQPPVLQQKGGRGRKKLRLFEYLHESLCNPDMVSCIQWVDRTKGIFQFVSKNKEKLAQLWGKRKGNRKTMTYQKMARALRNYGRTGEITKIRRKLTYQFSEAILQRLCPTYFLEKEIFYSQCVQPDQRYLSLSNWNANCNYTYANYHERSYPDC, from the exons ATG GCTTGTGTTGAACAAGATAAGCTGGGCCAGGCGTTCGAAGATGCTTTTGAGGTACTGAGGCAACATTCGGCTGGAGATCTTCAGTACTCCCCAG attacaAAAACTACCTGACTTTCATCAACCACTGTCCTCATGTCAGAGGAAATTCCGGCTGCTATGGAGTGCTGCCGCCAGAGGAGCCTGTCTATAACTGGAGAACAGTGATA AACAGTGCTCCGGACCTCTGTTTTGAAGGAAATATTCATCAACCTCTGCAGAACATCCCTGAAAACCAGCTGGTACAACCTCCAGTTCTCCAGCAAAAGGGAGGAAGAG gcAGGAAGAAGCTCCGACTGTTTGAATACCTTCACGAGTCCCTGTGTAATCCTGATATGGTGTCTTGTATTCAGTGGGTAGATAGAACCAAAGGCATCTTTCAGTTTgtatcaaaaaacaaagaaaaacttgcCCAGCtttgggggaaaagaaaaggcaaccgAAAGACCATGACCTACCAGAaaatggcccgagcactgaggaatTATGGAAGAACTGGGGAAATCACCAAAATTCGGAGAAAACTAACCTACCAATTCAGTGAGGCCATTCTCCAAAGACTCTGTCCAACTTATTTCTTGGAAAAAGAGATCTTCTACTCACAGTGTGTGCAACCTGATCAAAGATATCTAAGTTTAAGTAATTGGAATGCAAATTGTAATTATACATATGCCAATTACCATGAGCGAAGTTACCCTGATTGCTAA